A genomic window from Solanum dulcamara chromosome 11, daSolDulc1.2, whole genome shotgun sequence includes:
- the LOC129873719 gene encoding probable UDP-arabinopyranose mutase 1 has protein sequence MASVALKDELDIVIPTIRNLDFLEMWRPFFEQYHLIIVQDGDPSKTIKVPDGFDYELYNRNDINKILGPRSSCISFKDSACRCFGYMVSKKKYIYTIDDDCFVAKDPSGKDINALEQHIKNLLCPSTPNFFNTLYDPFREGADYVRGYPFSLREGVPTAVSHGLWLNIPDYDAPTQLVKPLERNTRYVDMVLTIPKGTLFPMCGMNLAFDRELIGPAMYFGLMGDGQPIGRYDDMWAGWCCKVICDHLGLGIKTGLPYIYHSKASNPFVNLKKEYLGIFWQEEIIPFFQSHTFSKDCTTVQKCYVELSKQVKEKLGKIDPYFLKLADAMVTWIEAWDMLNSPSNDSANASSK, from the exons ATGGCTTCTGTTGCTTTGAAAGATGAACTAGATATTGTTATACCAACAATTAGAAACTTGGATTTCTTGGAAATGTGGAGGCCTTTCTTTGAACAATACCATCTCATAATTGTTCAAGATGGTGATCCTTCAAAGACTATTAAGGTCCCTGATGGCTTTGATTATGAACTATACAATCGCAATGATATTAACAAGATCTTGGGTCCTAGATCCTCTTGCATTTCCTTTAAGGACTCGGCTTGTCGATGCTTTGGATACATGGTTTCCAAGAAAAAGTATATTTACACCATTGATGATGATTGCTTT GTTGCAAAGGACCCAAGTGGGAAAGACATCAACGCGTTGGAGCAACACATAAAGAACCTTTTGTGCCCATCTACTCCCAATTTCTTCAACACACTTTACGATCCATTTAGGGAAGGCGCCGATTATGTGCGCGGATACCCTTTCAGCCTCCGAGAGGGCGTCCCAACCGCGGTCTCCCATGGCCTCTGGCTCAACATTCCTGATTATGATGCACCTACACAGCTCGTCAAGCCTCTCGAGAGGAATACCAG GTACGTTGATATGGTGTTGACAATCCCAAAGGGTACCCTGTTCCCAATGTGTGGTATGAATCTGGCATTTGACCGTGAGCTTATCGGCCCAGCAATGTACTTTGGACTCATGGGAGATGGACAGCCCATTGGAcgttatgatgatatgtgggCTGGTTGGTGCTGCAAG GTAATTTGTGATCACTTGGGATTGGGAATCAAGACTGGATTACCCTACATCTATCACAGTAAGGCTAGCAATCCATTTGTGAACTTGAAGAAAGAGTACCTTGGGATTTTCTGGCAAGAAGAAATCATTCCTTTCTTCCAGTCACATACTTTCTCCAAAGACTGTACTACTGTGCAAAAATGCTACGTGGAACTGTCCAAGCAGGTCAAAGAAAAGCTCGGTAAAATTGACCCTTATTTTCTGAAGCTTGCAGATGCGATGGTTACATGGATTGAAGCTTGGGATATGCTCAATTCCCCTAGCAACGATTCTGCTAATGCCTCTTCAAAATGA